TCAGAAATTTCTTTAAAACTCAAATCTCCATAATGTCTCAAAATCAACACTTCTTTTTGTTCTTCCGGTAATTCTTTGATAAACATTCTGATGACTCTTTCTCTTTCATTTTGCACAATTTTATCTTCAATACTTTTTTCAGAAAAATTGAGTGTTTCAAATATATCACTTCCGTCATCTCGGGTGATTTTGGGCATCTTTTTGACTTTGCGATAATAGTCAATGGCAAGATTTCGCGCAATTCTCATTACCCATTGTTTGAACTTGTCGTTCTCTTCGTATTTACCTGATTTAAAGGTCCTGATCACTTTAATAAAAGTCTCCTGGAAGATATCTTCTGCAATATAAGTGTCTTGTACAACAAGGTATATTGCTGTATAAACCTTAAATTTATAGCGCTTCACAAGCATTTCCATACAAGCCTCATTGCCGGCTATGAAATTGCTAATTAAATCCCTGTCTGAAATTTGTTGTCTATTCATAATAAAATCTCCTATTTTGCAGAGCGAAAATTTGGTTCAAGCTATTAATAAATTGGGCTTTGTAGAGATTTTTCTTATAGACCTATGCGTTAAATATGGCG
This Bacteroidia bacterium DNA region includes the following protein-coding sequences:
- a CDS encoding sigma-70 family RNA polymerase sigma factor, producing MNRQQISDRDLISNFIAGNEACMEMLVKRYKFKVYTAIYLVVQDTYIAEDIFQETFIKVIRTFKSGKYEENDKFKQWVMRIARNLAIDYYRKVKKMPKITRDDGSDIFETLNFSEKSIEDKIVQNERERVIRMFIKELPEEQKEVLILRHYGDLSFKEISELTGISINTALGRMRYALINLRKLINTHAPDLNK